In Glandiceps talaboti chromosome 4, keGlaTala1.1, whole genome shotgun sequence, a single window of DNA contains:
- the LOC144434583 gene encoding ASNSD1 upstream open reading frame protein-like has translation MAAPTGDKYLPSQQQQRTHDLERRMKEYEILKGELTSVKKGKTVYKKQQNSNVFFKSDISETMKDCQRTLESLQQEYRDMCED, from the exons ATGGCTGCGCCCACTGGTGATAAATACTTGCCGTCTCAACAGCAACAACGTACACACGATTTGGAAAGACGAATGAAGGAATACGAGATACTGAAAGGAGAGCTGACGTCAGTAAAGAAAGGAAAA ACAGTATATAAGAAACAACAGAACAGTAATGTGTTTTTCAAGAGTGACATCTCTGAAACTATGAAAGACTGTCAGA GAACGCTAGAGAGTCTGCAACAGGAGTACAGGGACATGTGTGAAGATTGA